Below is a genomic region from Spongiibacter nanhainus.
AGACGTCACTGAGCGCGGGCTAGTCGCCGTTGGCGCAGGTGGCCTCTACAGCATCAGCGCCAATGGCAAGGACTGGCAGCACACATCAATCGCGTCGCCCGACGTTTCACTGCTGTCCGTAACCGAAAAAGGAGGCGATGCCCTGGCAGTGGGTCAGGGTGGGGTGGTGATGCGCCGGGACGGCGATCGCTGGAGCGAAGTTGCCACGCCGACAAAAGAGCGACTGCTGTCTGTGGCGCAAGGGAAGGGCGGCCTGGCGTTGGCGGTCGGCGGCTTCGGCACCGTACTTCGGTCCGTCGATGGCGGCAATAGCTGGGAAAAGCTGACTATCGATTGGGAGTCTCTGATTCAGCAACCCTACGAGCCGCACGTCTACAACTGCCTGGTTGATGCTAAGGGCGACATCTTTATTGTCGGCGAATTTGGCATGATTGCTCGCTCTCAGGACCGAGGGGATACCTGGCAAGCCTTGAATAGCGGTGAAGAGTCGCTTTTTGGCATCGCTATTAATGCATCCGGTATCGGCGTTGCAGTGGGACAAAGTGGCCTTGTCCTGCGCAGCGGTG
It encodes:
- a CDS encoding WD40/YVTN/BNR-like repeat-containing protein; amino-acid sequence: MKAVRALLTLSLVVATGQGFASDEGLIYQGTAHDAFFGIDVTERGLVAVGAGGLYSISANGKDWQHTSIASPDVSLLSVTEKGGDALAVGQGGVVMRRDGDRWSEVATPTKERLLSVAQGKGGLALAVGGFGTVLRSVDGGNSWEKLTIDWESLIQQPYEPHVYNCLVDAKGDIFIVGEFGMIARSQDRGDTWQALNSGEESLFGIAINASGIGVAVGQSGLVLRSGDGGESWQELDSQTGAILLDVAVRDDGAAVVSGIREALAVSASGRTVRRLNSPEFLEDWFVDVAVFQRDFYLVGQQAQVVKVKL